One Deltaproteobacteria bacterium DNA segment encodes these proteins:
- a CDS encoding P-loop NTPase: protein MSSCGHGSHAGNDSQRAEDASIARSLSRIKNKLLVMSGKGGVGKSSLAANLAVGLSLKGYQVGLMDVDLHGPSIPRMLGLNGQAPIQQNVGIYPIPVNENLKVISVEVLMPDKDSPMIWRGPLKIGVIRQFIADVIWEDLDFLIIDSPPGTGDEPLTVAQTIPDAQAIVVTTPQEISLSDVRKSINFCHQVNMPIMGLVENMSGYICTHCGQESAIFKKDGGKRTAVSMGVPFLGSIPFDMHLMEMTDQGKAYLLNNPVPAVKGALDGIIEKIVIATTGNRKAPIIPVQEELTRMDSKIPTLDSLKIAIPLAEGILCNHFGHCEQFALVDLRGKNIIQKVSVTPPPHEPGLLPRWLGEKGVNLIIAGGMGQRAVGLFTEQGIKVLTGAPQLPVEELIAHYVNQTLVTGANVCDH, encoded by the coding sequence ATGAGTAGTTGTGGACATGGTTCTCATGCGGGAAATGATTCCCAACGGGCGGAAGATGCCTCTATTGCCAGATCGTTATCCCGTATTAAAAACAAATTATTGGTCATGAGTGGAAAGGGAGGGGTCGGGAAAAGCAGTCTGGCGGCCAACCTGGCCGTAGGCTTATCCCTGAAAGGCTACCAGGTCGGTCTTATGGACGTGGATTTACATGGTCCCAGCATTCCCAGGATGCTCGGACTGAATGGTCAGGCCCCCATTCAACAAAATGTAGGGATTTACCCTATCCCCGTGAATGAAAACCTTAAGGTAATATCCGTTGAAGTATTGATGCCCGACAAGGATTCCCCCATGATCTGGCGAGGTCCCTTGAAGATCGGGGTCATCCGGCAATTTATCGCCGATGTCATCTGGGAAGACCTGGATTTCCTGATTATTGATTCCCCCCCGGGAACAGGGGATGAACCCTTGACCGTAGCCCAGACCATACCGGATGCCCAGGCCATTGTCGTTACCACCCCTCAGGAAATCTCCTTATCCGATGTACGCAAGTCCATCAATTTTTGCCACCAGGTCAACATGCCCATCATGGGCCTGGTAGAAAACATGAGCGGTTATATCTGTACGCACTGCGGACAGGAATCGGCCATTTTTAAAAAAGATGGGGGAAAACGAACCGCCGTCTCCATGGGCGTTCCATTTTTGGGGAGTATTCCTTTTGATATGCACCTCATGGAAATGACCGATCAGGGAAAGGCCTATCTCCTTAATAACCCGGTCCCGGCCGTTAAAGGGGCACTTGATGGTATTATTGAAAAGATAGTAATTGCAACGACCGGAAACCGAAAAGCCCCGATAATACCTGTGCAGGAGGAATTAACCCGAATGGACTCAAAAATACCAACGCTCGATAGTTTAAAGATTGCCATCCCCTTGGCTGAGGGAATTCTTTGTAATCATTTTGGTCACTGCGAACAGTTTGCTTTAGTCGATTTACGAGGAAAAAACATTATTCAAAAGGTATCTGTAACTCCCCCTCCCCACGAACCGGGACTTCTGCCCCGCTGGTTAGGCGAAAAAGGGGTGAATCTCATCATCGCCGGAGGGATGGGACAGCGGGCCGTCGGTCTTTTTACGGAACAAGGAATCAAAGTATTAACCGGTGCCCCGCAACTTCCTGTGGAAGAATTGATTGCCCATTATGTCAATCAAACTTTAGTTACCGGAGCCAACGTCTGTGATCATTAG